The Delphinus delphis chromosome 7, mDelDel1.2, whole genome shotgun sequence genome includes a window with the following:
- the GPR35 gene encoding G-protein coupled receptor 35 isoform X2 gives MNNSTCGSRELPGPQAVRYIFFIYTGGLLVLGLLLNGLALWVLCCRLLRWTETRVYMANLAAADLCLLCALPFFLHFLKSSTDSPLCQLSQGIYLANRYMSISLVMAIAVDRYVAVRHPLRARGLRSPRQAVAVCAVLWVLVLGSLVLRWFLDMQDSGFCFSSRSRQKSYTVVFLLLGFYLPLAVLVFCSLQVVTALAQRPAADAVQAEATRKASRMVLANLAVFVVCFLPFHMVLTLRTAMGLRTCAIRLALEITSRLSDANCCLDAICYYFMAKEFQEASALTALRTRAKAHKSQDSLCVTLA, from the coding sequence ATGAACAACAGTACCTGCGGCTCCAGGGAGCTCCCCGGGCCCCAGGCGGTCAGGTACATCTTCTTCATCTACACGGGCGGGCTCCTGGTGCTGGGTCTGCTGCTCAACGGCCTGGCACTGTGGGTGCTGTGCTGCCGCCTGCTGCGCTGGACGGAGACCCGCGTCTACATGGCCAACCTGGCCGCGGCTGACCTCTGCCTGCTCTGCGCCCTGCCCTTCTTTCTGCACTTCCTGAAGAGCAGCACAGACTCGCCACTCTGCCAGCTGTCCCAGGGCATCTAcctggccaacaggtacatgagcATCAGCCTGGTCATGGCCATCGCCGTGGACCGCTACGTGGCCGTGCGGCACCCACTGCGAGCCCGTGGGCTCCGCTCCCCACGCCAGGCCGTGGCCGTGTGCGCCGTGCTCTGGGTGCTGGTACTGGGCTCCCTGGTGCTTCGCTGGTTCCTGGATATGCAGGATAGCGGCTTCTGCTTCTCCAGCCGCTCCAGGCAGAAATCCTACACCGTGGTCTTCTTGCTGCTGGGCTTCTACCTGCCGCTGGCCGTGCTGGTCTTCTGCTCTCTGCAGGTGGTGACCGCCCTGGCCCAGAGGCCAGCCGCCGACGCAGTCCAGGCGGAAGCCACCCGGAAGGCCTCCCGCATGGTCCTGGCAAACCTGGCCGTGTTCGTGGTCTGCTTCCTGCCCTTCCACATGGTGCTGACTCTGCGCACGGCCATGGGCCTGCGCACCTGTGCCATCCGTCTTGCCCTCGAGATCACTAGCAGACTCTCGGACGCCAACTGCTGTCTGGACGCCATCTGCTACTACTTCATGGCCAAGGAGTTCCAGGAAGCATCTGCGCTGACCGCCCTCCGCACCAGAGCCAAGGCCCACAAAAGCCAGGACTCtctgtgtgtgaccttggcctAG
- the GPR35 gene encoding G-protein coupled receptor 35 isoform X1 → MCRGPGWPRGAGQGVCSPRTMNNSTCGSRELPGPQAVRYIFFIYTGGLLVLGLLLNGLALWVLCCRLLRWTETRVYMANLAAADLCLLCALPFFLHFLKSSTDSPLCQLSQGIYLANRYMSISLVMAIAVDRYVAVRHPLRARGLRSPRQAVAVCAVLWVLVLGSLVLRWFLDMQDSGFCFSSRSRQKSYTVVFLLLGFYLPLAVLVFCSLQVVTALAQRPAADAVQAEATRKASRMVLANLAVFVVCFLPFHMVLTLRTAMGLRTCAIRLALEITSRLSDANCCLDAICYYFMAKEFQEASALTALRTRAKAHKSQDSLCVTLA, encoded by the coding sequence ccccaggaCCATGAACAACAGTACCTGCGGCTCCAGGGAGCTCCCCGGGCCCCAGGCGGTCAGGTACATCTTCTTCATCTACACGGGCGGGCTCCTGGTGCTGGGTCTGCTGCTCAACGGCCTGGCACTGTGGGTGCTGTGCTGCCGCCTGCTGCGCTGGACGGAGACCCGCGTCTACATGGCCAACCTGGCCGCGGCTGACCTCTGCCTGCTCTGCGCCCTGCCCTTCTTTCTGCACTTCCTGAAGAGCAGCACAGACTCGCCACTCTGCCAGCTGTCCCAGGGCATCTAcctggccaacaggtacatgagcATCAGCCTGGTCATGGCCATCGCCGTGGACCGCTACGTGGCCGTGCGGCACCCACTGCGAGCCCGTGGGCTCCGCTCCCCACGCCAGGCCGTGGCCGTGTGCGCCGTGCTCTGGGTGCTGGTACTGGGCTCCCTGGTGCTTCGCTGGTTCCTGGATATGCAGGATAGCGGCTTCTGCTTCTCCAGCCGCTCCAGGCAGAAATCCTACACCGTGGTCTTCTTGCTGCTGGGCTTCTACCTGCCGCTGGCCGTGCTGGTCTTCTGCTCTCTGCAGGTGGTGACCGCCCTGGCCCAGAGGCCAGCCGCCGACGCAGTCCAGGCGGAAGCCACCCGGAAGGCCTCCCGCATGGTCCTGGCAAACCTGGCCGTGTTCGTGGTCTGCTTCCTGCCCTTCCACATGGTGCTGACTCTGCGCACGGCCATGGGCCTGCGCACCTGTGCCATCCGTCTTGCCCTCGAGATCACTAGCAGACTCTCGGACGCCAACTGCTGTCTGGACGCCATCTGCTACTACTTCATGGCCAAGGAGTTCCAGGAAGCATCTGCGCTGACCGCCCTCCGCACCAGAGCCAAGGCCCACAAAAGCCAGGACTCtctgtgtgtgaccttggcctAG